Sequence from the Qingrenia yutianensis genome:
AGACCGCCGTTGCCGAGGCCTGCGTCCGGCTCCATTGCATAGAGCGAATTGATGTCAATTTTCTTCTGCTTCAGCGCGCTTTTGAAAACGCTTTCCATTCCGAGGTTATAGAGGTTGTTGCGGAGCGACGTTCCAACAAGGAACTCCATCGACATATAATAAACCTGTTTGCCCTCTTTTTCCTTATACTGTTTTGCAAATTTGCTCCTTTTTTCGGCAAGCAAATCCTTAACGACATAACAAAGCGTCTTATACGCCTGTTTTTCGGTTGCGTCGTCTATTGAGCAGCCGAAAACGTTCATACATTTTGTATTAAGGAGATTTGTTACTTCGTCTTTTTTGTAGTTCATTAAAATTCCCCCTTTATCTGTTGTATTATATGATGCTGCCATAAACATTGATATATTCCGACGCGGCTTTTTTCCAGCTGCAATCGTACTTCATAATATTTTTGACAACTTTTGTATATTTAACCTTATCGTGATAAAAATCCACCGCACGGCGCACCGCGTCGAGCATATCGTGCGCGTTATACACCTTAAACGTAAATCCGCGTCCTTCGAGAGTATCGGTATTGAGCGCCGGAACGGTATCGAAAAGACCGCCCGTTTCGCGCACCACGGGAATTGTGCCGTAGCGCATTGCGATAAGCTGTGAAAGTCCGCACGGCTCGCTCTTTGACGGCATTAAGAAAATGTCAGAACCTGCATAAACCTTGCTTGCAAGCGCGGTGTCAAACTTAATGTTCGCCGAAACTTTTCCGGGGTAAACATATGCCATATGTCGGAAATGGTTTTCATATTTCTCGTCGCCCGTGCCGACAATTACAAACTGCACGCCCAAATCCATAATCTCTTTGGACACGCACTCCACAAGGTCAAGACCTTTATGCGAAACAAGGCGCGTAATCATAGAAACCATAGGAATATCGGGATTTTGCTCAAGTCCCAAATCCTTTTGGAGCGCGAGCTTGTTATCCTGCTTTTTAAGCACCTCGCCGGCTTTATAGTTCACATAAATATTTTTATCCTTATTCGGATTGAAAATATCGGTGTTTATGCCGTTTGTAATTCCGCACAGTTTATATGAATTTTCTTCAAGAATTTTTTCCAGTCCGTGCGCATAATACGCGTATCGGATTTCAAAAGAATAAGTTTTCGACACGGTTGTGATTTTGTCGCAAAGCACAATCGCGCTTTTCAAAAAGTTCAAACAATCGCCGTAGGTAAGCACGTTGCGCATACCCTCGTCCATACCGAGAACATATGACAAAAACTCGTTCGGCACCTTGCCCTGATACTCGATATTATGAATTGTGAGCACCGTTCTTATATGCGAATATTTCTGCATATGGCAATACTGCGCGCGAAGGAATGCCGGAACAAGCGCGGTCTGCCAGTCGTTTATATGGATAATATCGGGCGCAAAGTCGATGTGCATAAGCATTTCCAAAATCGCCTTTGAAAAATATGCAAAACGCTCGCCGTCGTCATAATATCCGTAGCACCCGTCGCGGTAAAAATAAAATTCGTTGTCCACAAGATAGTATGTCACACCCTTATACACCGCGGTGAAAACGCCTACGTGCACTCTCCTCCACGCAAGGTCAACGCCGAAGCTGGTTAAAAAACTAACTTTGAAATTCGGGTTTTCCTTTATGGATTTATAATACGGAATAACCACGCGGACTTCGATATTTTCGTCCTTTTCAAGCTGTTGGGGAAGGGACTGCGCAACGTCGCCCAGTCCTCCCGTCTTTATAAAGGGCGCCGCCTCGGACGCCGCAAATAAAATGTTCAATACCTGATACCCCTTTTCAAAAAGCCTAAATTTTTTCGCCTTTGCTGATGATGAGCGGTGACGTATGCGCGCCTATAAGCGTGCGTTCGCTGCCGATTTCAACGTCTTTATCGAGAATAACATTCTCTATTTTACTGCCTTTTCCGATTTTTACACCCTGCATAATAACCGAATTTTTAACCTCCGCGCCCTCTTCGATTTCAACATCACGGAAGATGACGCACCCCTCGGCATTGCCGTTAATAACACAGCCGTCGGCAACAAGGCAGTCGTCAACAAGCGAATTTTTGCCGTAATAGGTCGGCGCCTCGTCGCGCACCTTTGTATAAATAGGCGCACGCGGATTGAATATATTTTTGCGCACGTCGCAGTCAAGAAGCTTGAAATTGTTTTTAAAATACGACGCAACGCTGGTGTTGCGCAAAACAACGCCTTTGAATTCGTAAACGTTTATGCTCACTTTTCCGCTGTTGAAATTCGGCTGGAGATAGTCGCGCTCAAAGTGATAAAATCCTTTTGCGACGCATCTTTCAACCAAATCTATAAGCATTTTTCTGTCGAGAATAAACATTCCCATACCCACAAAATCGCCGCCTGCCGGTATGCAGTCGATAACAACCTCGGATGCACGGCTGTTTTCGTCGGTTTTAAGAAGAATTTTTCTGTCCTCGCTCGGCTCTTTCTCCTTGCTTGCAACCACCGTAATATCCGCGCCCGATTTAATATGCGACTCCAAAACGTCCTCATAGTCGATATTGCACACGTTAACCGAGTCGGACATAACAACATAGTCACCCTCGGCTTTTTTGAGGAAGGAAAGCGCGCCGTAGAGCGCTTCGATTTTGCCCTTGTAAACCTCGGTGCTTTTATCGGCAAACGGCGGAATGATGAAAAGTCCTCCGTTTTTTCTGTCCAAATCCCACTCGCTCGACGTTCCGAGATGGTCCATAAGCGACTGATAATGATATTTTGTGATAATTCCCGTTGTTGTAATTCCCGAATTTACCATATTCGACAATACAAAGTCTATTTGTCTGTAACGTCCGCCGAACGGCACCGACGCAACAGTTCTCTTTTTTGTAAGCTCGCCTAAGGTGTTGTCGTAAATATTTGAAAAAATAATTCCTACCATTTTCATTGTAAAGACGCCCCCTTATATAATTTCGTCGGGGAGAACCGTTTGTTCTGCCTCGATTGCTTTATCCTTGCCCACAACGCTGATGCCCCATTCGTTTTCAAGGTAATCCTTGGGGTCGCCGCCGATTTTCGCGTTTCCGCCGACAAGCACGTTTTCGCCGATTATGGAATATTTCACCGACGCACCCGACAAAATTTTTGTGTTCGGCATAACCACGCTGTCGGTAACTTCGGCATATTCGTCTATAACACAGCCTGTGAAAATTATGCTGTTTTTAACCTTGCCTTTAATTAAGCAGCCCTCGGCGATATACGAATTTTCAACCTCGGCGCTCTTTGACACAAAGCTCGGGGGCGACGCGTAGTTTCGCGCATAAATACGCGATTTTGAGTCTTTAATTTTAATTCCGCTCTCGGGGTCGAGGAGGTCCATATTTGCCTCCCAAAGGCTTTTAATGGTTCCCACGTCTTTCCAGTAGCCGTCAAACGAATATGCGTACATTTTAGCCTTGTCCGCGAGCATTTTCGGGATAACGTCCTTTCCGAAGTCGTTTGACGATTTGGGGTTTTCCTCATCCTCTATAAGATAGCTTTTCAAAATCTTCCAGTTGAAGATATATATGCCCATCGACGCTTTTGTGCTGTCGGGCTTTTTGGGTTTTTCCTCAAATTTTGTAATTTTGTCCTCTTTGTCCGCCGTCATAATGCCGAAACGCGACGCTTCGGAAAGAGGAACGTCTATAACCGCGATTGTGCAGTCGGCTTTTTTCTCCTTGTGGAAATCAAGCATTTTTGCATAATCCATTTTGTATATATGGTCGCCCGACAAAACAAGCACGTACTCGGGATTGAACAAATCTATAAAATGAATATTCTGATAAATCGCATTTGCCGTGCCCTTATACCATTCGCTCTTTTTGCTCTTTGAATACGGCGGCAAAATGTGCGCGCCGCCGAAGTTTCGGTTAAGTCCCCACGGTCTGCCGTTTCCGATATAACTGTTTAACTCGAGAGGCTGATACTGGGTTAAAATTCCCACCGTATCTATACCCGAATTTACACAGTTTGAAAGCGGAAAATCAATAATTCTGTATTTGCCTCCGAACGGAACCGCAGGTTTTGCGGTCTGCTCGGTTAAAACCTTCAATCTGCTGCCTTGTCCTCCGGCGAGCAGCATTGCGATACATTCTTTTCTCCTGCTCAGCATTTTTAACACCCCACGTTTATAATAATTTTTGAAAATCAAGTTGAATTTTTGCTTTTTCCCCTTTGGGTTTTTAAGATTTCCTTTGTAATCAATTTTGTGAGTGCAATAATAAAATGTCATAAATCAAGTGGTTTTGCATCGGTTTTATTGATTTTTATTTTATTAAAATTTATTTTTTCTTTTTGGTCTTTTTTGCTTTTACCGTCTTTTTAGCCTCGGCTTTAACTTCGGTTTCCGTTTTCGGTTCGGGTTTAATCTCCGCTTTTACTTCGGTTTTCACCTCTTTAACCGCTTTTTCCGCCGTTTTTGCCGTTTTAACTTCAGCTTTGACCTCGTTTTTTTCTTCTTTTTTAACCTCCGCCTTAATCTCCGCTTTTGCCTTTTTGACGCTCTTTACAGTTTCGGCTTTAATCTCGGATTTTTTTGAAGCTTTCTCTTTTATAACTTTCTCTTTGACGG
This genomic interval carries:
- a CDS encoding glucose-1-phosphate adenylyltransferase, which gives rise to MLSRRKECIAMLLAGGQGSRLKVLTEQTAKPAVPFGGKYRIIDFPLSNCVNSGIDTVGILTQYQPLELNSYIGNGRPWGLNRNFGGAHILPPYSKSKKSEWYKGTANAIYQNIHFIDLFNPEYVLVLSGDHIYKMDYAKMLDFHKEKKADCTIAVIDVPLSEASRFGIMTADKEDKITKFEEKPKKPDSTKASMGIYIFNWKILKSYLIEDEENPKSSNDFGKDVIPKMLADKAKMYAYSFDGYWKDVGTIKSLWEANMDLLDPESGIKIKDSKSRIYARNYASPPSFVSKSAEVENSYIAEGCLIKGKVKNSIIFTGCVIDEYAEVTDSVVMPNTKILSGASVKYSIIGENVLVGGNAKIGGDPKDYLENEWGISVVGKDKAIEAEQTVLPDEII
- the glgA gene encoding glycogen synthase GlgA; the protein is MNILFAASEAAPFIKTGGLGDVAQSLPQQLEKDENIEVRVVIPYYKSIKENPNFKVSFLTSFGVDLAWRRVHVGVFTAVYKGVTYYLVDNEFYFYRDGCYGYYDDGERFAYFSKAILEMLMHIDFAPDIIHINDWQTALVPAFLRAQYCHMQKYSHIRTVLTIHNIEYQGKVPNEFLSYVLGMDEGMRNVLTYGDCLNFLKSAIVLCDKITTVSKTYSFEIRYAYYAHGLEKILEENSYKLCGITNGINTDIFNPNKDKNIYVNYKAGEVLKKQDNKLALQKDLGLEQNPDIPMVSMITRLVSHKGLDLVECVSKEIMDLGVQFVIVGTGDEKYENHFRHMAYVYPGKVSANIKFDTALASKVYAGSDIFLMPSKSEPCGLSQLIAMRYGTIPVVRETGGLFDTVPALNTDTLEGRGFTFKVYNAHDMLDAVRRAVDFYHDKVKYTKVVKNIMKYDCSWKKAASEYINVYGSII
- the glgD gene encoding glucose-1-phosphate adenylyltransferase subunit GlgD, with the translated sequence MKMVGIIFSNIYDNTLGELTKKRTVASVPFGGRYRQIDFVLSNMVNSGITTTGIITKYHYQSLMDHLGTSSEWDLDRKNGGLFIIPPFADKSTEVYKGKIEALYGALSFLKKAEGDYVVMSDSVNVCNIDYEDVLESHIKSGADITVVASKEKEPSEDRKILLKTDENSRASEVVIDCIPAGGDFVGMGMFILDRKMLIDLVERCVAKGFYHFERDYLQPNFNSGKVSINVYEFKGVVLRNTSVASYFKNNFKLLDCDVRKNIFNPRAPIYTKVRDEAPTYYGKNSLVDDCLVADGCVINGNAEGCVIFRDVEIEEGAEVKNSVIMQGVKIGKGSKIENVILDKDVEIGSERTLIGAHTSPLIISKGEKI